A genomic stretch from Chryseobacterium sp. SNU WT5 includes:
- a CDS encoding NfeD family protein: protein MITEFFSEMPALQKAFWYLSLFASLIFIFQTVMTFLGTDATADLDADFDGDFHDVEAPFELFSFRNLINFLLGFGWTGVAFYGKVNESILVIMSFVVGVIFVGIFFFIIKQILKLQEDNTFNIKTTLGKNAVVYMTIPGHKMGSGKVQISVNGSVHELEAVTEQEKKIYAGNNVKVVKVEDQILFVEKI from the coding sequence ATGATTACAGAATTCTTTTCAGAGATGCCTGCTTTACAAAAAGCCTTCTGGTACCTCTCTCTTTTTGCAAGTTTAATTTTTATTTTTCAGACTGTAATGACCTTTTTAGGAACCGATGCTACTGCAGATTTAGATGCAGACTTCGATGGTGATTTTCATGATGTTGAGGCGCCATTCGAATTGTTTTCATTTAGAAATCTAATTAATTTCTTACTTGGATTCGGTTGGACCGGAGTAGCTTTTTATGGAAAAGTAAATGAATCTATTTTGGTAATCATGTCTTTTGTCGTAGGCGTTATCTTCGTGGGAATATTCTTCTTTATCATTAAGCAAATTTTAAAATTACAGGAAGACAACACTTTCAACATCAAAACTACTTTAGGAAAAAATGCGGTAGTCTATATGACGATTCCTGGCCATAAAATGGGTTCAGGAAAAGTACAGATTAGTGTAAATGGAAGTGTTCATGAATTGGAAGCAGTAACTGAGCAGGAAAAAAAGATCTATGCAGGAAACAATGTGAAAGTCGTAAAAGTGGAAGATCAAATTTTATTTGTAGAAAAAATTTAA
- a CDS encoding S1 RNA-binding domain-containing protein has protein sequence MQIGQTQLLKIAEKNYSGLFLEDEEGERCFLPKIFASEDAEIGDEMEVFVYQDDDKLKATTEKPYAEIGEYAIMTCVQSLPSGAFMDWGIIKDLFVPYKQQRAKIIEGKKYLVYVYIDEFLELITGTTRFKKNPSYENLPYQKGEKVNLIVAGESELGWNVVIDKKYIGLIYTSDVYKKLFPLSEEVGYIKTIREDGKIDVSLQPEGYENIDEFQKIIIDKLELNYGLIYLSDKSTPEEIKDELQMSKKNFKKAIGGLYRDKKIEILEDKIRLITEDEIK, from the coding sequence ATGCAAATCGGACAAACTCAACTATTAAAAATCGCAGAAAAAAATTACTCAGGATTATTTCTGGAAGATGAAGAGGGAGAAAGATGTTTCTTACCGAAAATTTTCGCATCTGAAGACGCGGAGATTGGTGATGAAATGGAAGTTTTCGTTTATCAGGACGATGATAAATTAAAGGCAACCACGGAAAAGCCATACGCAGAAATAGGAGAGTACGCCATCATGACCTGTGTGCAGAGTTTACCAAGTGGTGCGTTTATGGACTGGGGAATCATCAAAGATTTGTTTGTTCCTTACAAACAACAGCGTGCGAAAATCATTGAAGGAAAGAAATATCTTGTTTATGTTTATATTGATGAGTTTTTAGAATTGATCACCGGAACCACAAGATTTAAGAAAAATCCAAGTTATGAAAATCTCCCGTATCAAAAAGGGGAGAAAGTGAATTTAATAGTTGCCGGCGAAAGTGAATTGGGCTGGAATGTGGTGATCGATAAAAAATATATTGGTCTAATTTATACGTCGGATGTTTATAAGAAACTTTTTCCGTTATCAGAAGAAGTTGGTTATATTAAAACGATACGGGAAGACGGAAAAATCGATGTTTCGCTTCAACCTGAAGGGTATGAAAATATCGATGAATTTCAGAAGATCATCATTGACAAGCTGGAATTGAATTATGGTTTAATTTACCTTTCAGATAAATCGACACCCGAAGAAATTAAAGATGAATTGCAAATGAGCAAAAAGAATTTCAAGAAAGCAATCGGTGGTTTATACCGGGACAAGAAAATTGAGATTTTGGAAGATAAAATAAGATTGATTACGGAAGACGAAATCAAATAA
- a CDS encoding leucine-rich repeat domain-containing protein, protein MLKNLSVLLFCFITTVFASAQTFNVDGINYNITGATTVEVSTNPGFSGAAMIPATVTNGMTYSVTSIGDNAFQSCTGLTNLTIEGPITSIGNAAFMNCSGLTSISIPNSVNYIGGSAFESCTNLTSITIGSSVASIGDYAFYDCTGLTSVICNIEIPLAINTNIFENVNQSACSLTVPSGSVSAYQAADVWMAFSPIEPQTFTVGGINYKVIGPNKVEVGSNSSFAGVATIPPAVTNGTKTYTVTSIGEAAFYYCAGLTSVIIPDSVTSIGNYAFYGCEVLSSVTIGNSVTSIGISAFYDCKVLSSITIPSSVTSIKNGAFGYCFGLTSLIIPDSVTSIEDYAFSYCTGLTSIILPDSLISLGAGAFYGCSKLTSLIIPDSVTSIEDYAFTYCTGLTSIILPDSLISLGAGAFYGCSKLASLTIPNSVISIGNYAFYGCSSLSSLTIGNSVTSIGNQAFADCSDLTSVTIPNSVTSIGNYAFYGTNLTSVICNLATPLTVNAAVFGGVNQSNCSLTVPSSSVSAYQAANVWKDFSPIIGAPILSTSESNSKNNIVLYPNPVHNEAILELKNSDNSQLEVYDINGKMVLRKSLNNNSKNTINTSNLPNGIYLFKVGKSVTKVIKN, encoded by the coding sequence ATGCTTAAAAATTTATCTGTTCTCTTGTTTTGTTTCATCACTACTGTTTTTGCTTCTGCACAAACTTTTAATGTGGATGGCATTAATTACAATATCACAGGCGCTACCACTGTGGAAGTTAGTACAAATCCTGGTTTTAGTGGGGCAGCAATGATACCTGCTACCGTAACCAATGGTATGACCTACAGTGTAACTTCTATCGGAGACAATGCTTTTCAGTCTTGTACCGGTTTAACGAACCTTACAATTGAAGGACCGATTACCTCTATTGGAAATGCTGCTTTTATGAATTGTTCTGGTCTGACTTCAATCTCAATTCCAAATTCCGTAAATTATATTGGAGGTAGTGCTTTCGAATCCTGTACTAATCTAACTTCGATTACCATTGGTAGTTCTGTAGCTTCTATTGGAGATTATGCCTTTTATGATTGTACAGGTTTAACTTCTGTGATCTGCAATATTGAAATACCTTTAGCAATTAACACCAATATTTTTGAAAACGTAAACCAGTCTGCATGTAGTTTAACAGTTCCTTCCGGAAGCGTTTCGGCTTACCAAGCAGCGGATGTTTGGATGGCTTTTAGTCCAATTGAGCCTCAAACTTTTACAGTGGGCGGAATTAACTACAAAGTAATTGGTCCCAATAAAGTGGAAGTTGGTTCTAATAGTAGTTTTGCTGGCGTCGCAACGATACCTCCTGCCGTCACCAATGGTACAAAAACTTATACTGTAACTTCTATCGGAGAGGCGGCATTCTATTATTGTGCAGGTTTAACTTCGGTTATAATTCCAGATTCTGTAACTTCAATTGGAAATTATGCTTTTTATGGTTGTGAAGTTTTAAGTTCAGTTACAATAGGTAATAGCGTAACTTCAATTGGAATTTCTGCTTTTTATGATTGTAAAGTTTTAAGTTCCATAACAATTCCAAGTTCTGTTACTTCTATTAAAAATGGAGCTTTTGGGTATTGTTTTGGTTTAACTTCGCTTATCATTCCAGATTCTGTAACTTCTATTGAAGATTATGCTTTTTCTTATTGTACAGGTTTAACTTCGATTATACTCCCAGATTCTTTGATATCTCTGGGGGCTGGAGCTTTTTACGGTTGTTCTAAATTAACTTCGCTAATCATTCCAGATTCTGTAACTTCTATTGAAGATTATGCTTTTACTTATTGTACAGGTTTAACTTCGATTATACTCCCAGATTCTTTGATATCTCTGGGGGCTGGAGCTTTTTACGGTTGTTCTAAATTAGCTTCGCTTACGATTCCCAATTCTGTAATCTCTATTGGAAATTATGCTTTTTATGGTTGTTCAAGTTTATCTTCGCTCACAATTGGTAATTCTGTAACTTCTATTGGAAATCAGGCTTTTGCTGATTGTAGTGATTTAACTTCAGTTACAATTCCAAATTCTGTAACTTCTATTGGAAATTATGCTTTTTATGGCACTAATTTAACTTCTGTAATATGCAATCTTGCAACACCTTTAACAGTCAATGCAGCTGTTTTTGGTGGAGTAAATCAAAGCAACTGTAGTTTGACTGTTCCTTCTTCGAGCGTTTCGGCTTACCAAGCAGCGAACGTTTGGAAAGATTTTAGTCCAATAATTGGTGCTCCAATTTTGAGTACTTCAGAAAGTAATTCTAAAAATAATATAGTTCTTTATCCAAATCCAGTTCACAACGAAGCCATTTTAGAACTAAAAAATTCTGATAACTCTCAATTAGAAGTTTATGATATAAACGGAAAAATGGTTCTTAGAAAATCTTTAAATAATAATTCTAAAAACACAATCAATACCAGTAATTTACCAAATGGAATTTATTTATTTAAAGTTGGGAAATCTGTGACGAAAGTGATTAAGAATTAG
- a CDS encoding GLPGLI family protein, translated as MKNTTTLFKKIALAIFMLSNVVTFSQTKQFIYDYTFVADSTNRANVVTERMILNINSNQSEYFSYNKYLADSTVLNQLSNNIIPPPQSRKKVSDRVIKNNKSKNIIYISSIGQDEYIIDQNLKINWKLQSEFITVLNYKAQKATADFGGRRWTAWFTKDIPIQDGPYKFSGLPGLIVKIEDNTASHQFILAGIKNFSTTVKYPDLKKPSEMIAVSYPEYTKVYKTNRINPTAHLLGKVNADTYRELEIMSLKRIARDNNIIEIDLLK; from the coding sequence ATGAAAAACACAACTACTCTATTTAAAAAGATTGCTTTAGCGATCTTTATGCTATCTAATGTCGTCACATTTTCGCAAACCAAACAGTTTATATACGATTATACTTTCGTCGCCGACAGTACTAATCGAGCAAATGTGGTCACGGAACGAATGATATTAAATATCAACTCTAATCAATCAGAATATTTTAGTTATAATAAATACCTGGCGGATTCAACGGTTTTGAATCAGTTAAGCAATAATATTATTCCACCTCCGCAATCAAGAAAGAAAGTGAGCGATCGGGTGATTAAAAATAATAAGTCGAAGAATATCATCTACATTTCGAGCATTGGACAGGACGAGTATATTATCGATCAAAACTTAAAGATCAACTGGAAACTACAGTCCGAATTTATTACCGTTTTGAATTATAAAGCTCAAAAAGCGACTGCAGACTTTGGCGGAAGAAGATGGACCGCTTGGTTTACGAAGGATATTCCGATTCAAGATGGTCCTTATAAATTTTCTGGATTACCCGGGCTCATCGTTAAAATTGAAGACAACACTGCAAGTCATCAATTCATTTTAGCAGGAATTAAAAACTTCAGCACGACTGTGAAATATCCTGATTTAAAAAAGCCGAGCGAAATGATTGCGGTTAGTTATCCTGAATACACCAAAGTCTATAAAACAAATCGTATCAATCCTACGGCTCATCTGCTTGGAAAAGTAAATGCAGATACCTATAGAGAGTTAGAAATCATGAGTCTTAAAAGAATAGCTCGAGATAATAACATCATCGAAATAGACCTTCTGAAATAA
- a CDS encoding flotillin family protein, which produces MEGFILIGIGAFVVFVTILALISRYKRCPSDKILVVYGKTGGQSAKCIHGGGAFIWPVIQDYAYLDLKPISIEANLTNALSKQNIRVDVPCRFTIAISTEPDSMGNAAERLLGLTTEQIQELSKDILFGQLRLVVAMMTIEEINSDRDKFLENIAKNVDNELKKIGLKLINVNVTDIKDESGYIEALGKEAAAKAINEAKISVAEQEKIGETGKAIADRERETQIAETHRDRDVKIAITNKDREVSIASAAKDESIGRAVAAKESRIATSEADSLAVKGENEAKITIAQSDALRREKEAEASKLAMAAEKVQAAQALEESYVAEQRAEQARAERERATQNANIVIPAEIAKQKQIIAAEADAEKIRLEARGEADAIFAKMDAEAKGLYEILTKQAQGYDKIVQAAGGDTNSAFQLLLIEKLPELVKTQVEAVKNIKIDKITVWDGGNNADGTTSTSNFVSGMMKSVPPLNDLFNMAGLNLPTYLKGEETKEATIVKEKTKVVYPQNPKEEPRQQEPKDKEDHSSE; this is translated from the coding sequence ATGGAAGGATTTATTCTTATTGGCATTGGAGCGTTCGTAGTTTTTGTAACTATTCTGGCCCTAATTTCAAGGTACAAACGTTGTCCATCGGACAAAATTTTAGTGGTTTACGGAAAAACAGGTGGTCAATCTGCAAAATGTATTCACGGTGGTGGAGCTTTTATTTGGCCTGTAATTCAGGATTATGCATATCTTGATTTAAAACCAATCTCCATTGAAGCTAATTTAACCAACGCACTTTCAAAACAAAACATTAGAGTTGATGTTCCGTGTCGATTTACAATTGCGATTTCTACAGAACCTGATTCTATGGGAAATGCAGCGGAAAGACTATTAGGATTAACGACAGAGCAAATTCAGGAATTATCTAAAGATATTCTTTTTGGACAATTGCGTTTGGTCGTTGCGATGATGACGATTGAAGAAATTAACTCCGACCGTGATAAATTCCTAGAAAACATTGCAAAAAATGTTGATAATGAATTGAAAAAGATTGGTCTAAAGCTAATCAACGTCAACGTTACCGATATTAAAGATGAGTCTGGATATATTGAAGCTTTAGGAAAAGAAGCTGCTGCAAAAGCAATCAACGAAGCTAAAATTTCTGTTGCTGAACAAGAAAAAATCGGGGAAACTGGAAAAGCGATTGCTGATCGGGAACGTGAAACTCAAATTGCAGAAACACACCGAGATCGTGATGTTAAAATTGCCATCACCAATAAAGACCGTGAAGTAAGTATTGCTTCCGCAGCCAAAGACGAAAGTATTGGTCGGGCTGTTGCAGCAAAAGAATCAAGAATTGCAACATCAGAAGCAGATTCACTCGCTGTAAAAGGGGAAAATGAGGCTAAAATTACCATTGCACAATCAGATGCTTTGCGCCGTGAGAAAGAAGCAGAAGCCAGCAAATTGGCAATGGCTGCAGAGAAAGTTCAAGCAGCACAAGCTTTGGAAGAATCCTATGTTGCAGAACAACGTGCTGAACAAGCCAGAGCAGAAAGAGAGCGTGCAACTCAAAATGCTAATATTGTAATTCCCGCAGAGATTGCGAAACAGAAACAAATTATTGCTGCTGAAGCCGATGCTGAAAAAATAAGATTGGAAGCACGAGGTGAAGCAGATGCGATATTTGCGAAAATGGACGCCGAAGCGAAAGGTTTATATGAAATACTAACCAAGCAAGCTCAAGGATACGATAAAATCGTACAAGCTGCCGGCGGAGATACTAACAGTGCATTCCAATTACTCTTAATTGAAAAATTACCGGAATTGGTGAAAACTCAAGTAGAAGCGGTTAAGAATATCAAGATCGATAAAATAACCGTTTGGGATGGTGGAAATAACGCTGATGGGACCACGTCCACTTCTAATTTTGTTTCCGGGATGATGAAATCAGTACCACCTTTGAATGATTTATTTAATATGGCTGGACTTAATTTACCTACCTATTTAAAAGGGGAAGAGACAAAAGAAGCGACCATCGTTAAAGAAAAAACGAAAGTGGTGTATCCACAAAATCCGAAAGAAGAGCCTAGACAGCAGGAACCGAAAGACAAAGAAGATCATTCTTCTGAATAA
- a CDS encoding leucine-rich repeat domain-containing protein, whose protein sequence is MIKNLSFLVCSFISLIFITAQTFTVNDINYKVLGATTNVEVTNSCYTGALTIPSSVDYGGTQYAVTSIGDYAFEFCANLTSVIIPNTVTKIGYKSFSRCSNLNSVSIPNSVTSIGESGFEFCTNLTSIIIPDSITAIPTKCFARCSGLASITIPNSVTSIGESAFEFSGLTSISIPNSITSIPYKAFTRCTNLTTVTIPNSVSTIGDYAFEFCTNLQSVVIPESVISIGTKSFGNCTNLNSISCAISSPLTIGTDVFENVNQANCSLTVPTNSVSSYQLADVWKNFNPILGNPILSTKNIANQNTISIYPNPVHNETVLELKNSESNHLEIYDSNGRIILEKTLNNNTSNLINTSRLSNGIYLFKVGKTVTKVLKN, encoded by the coding sequence ATGATTAAAAATTTATCTTTTTTAGTATGTAGTTTTATTTCTTTAATATTCATAACTGCGCAAACCTTCACCGTAAACGATATTAATTACAAAGTCCTTGGCGCAACAACTAATGTAGAAGTTACCAATTCATGTTATACAGGAGCGCTAACAATTCCTTCATCTGTTGACTATGGTGGAACGCAGTATGCAGTTACTTCTATTGGAGACTATGCCTTTGAATTTTGTGCTAATTTAACTTCTGTTATCATCCCCAATACTGTTACCAAAATTGGTTATAAAAGTTTTTCAAGATGCAGCAATTTAAATTCGGTTTCCATTCCCAATTCTGTAACTTCTATAGGAGAATCAGGGTTTGAGTTTTGTACAAATTTGACTTCCATTATTATCCCAGATTCTATAACTGCTATTCCAACCAAATGTTTTGCAAGATGTTCTGGTTTAGCATCGATTACCATTCCTAATTCGGTTACTTCCATCGGTGAATCTGCTTTTGAATTTTCTGGATTAACTTCTATTTCGATTCCTAATAGCATTACTTCAATTCCTTATAAAGCATTTACGAGATGTACCAATTTAACTACAGTTACCATTCCTAATTCGGTTTCTACAATTGGTGATTATGCATTTGAATTTTGTACCAATTTGCAATCAGTTGTAATACCAGAATCTGTAATTTCTATAGGCACTAAAAGCTTTGGAAATTGCACGAATTTAAATTCGATTTCCTGCGCTATAAGTTCACCATTAACCATTGGGACTGACGTTTTTGAAAATGTTAACCAGGCAAATTGCAGTTTAACAGTTCCTACAAATAGTGTTAGCAGTTATCAGTTGGCTGATGTGTGGAAAAATTTCAATCCTATATTAGGCAATCCTATTTTAAGTACTAAAAATATTGCAAATCAAAATACTATTTCAATTTACCCAAATCCCGTTCACAATGAAACCGTTTTAGAATTAAAAAATTCGGAAAGCAATCATTTGGAAATTTATGACAGTAACGGCAGAATTATTCTTGAAAAAACATTGAATAACAATACTTCAAATCTAATCAATACTTCTCGTCTAAGTAATGGTATATACTTATTTAAAGTTGGTAAAACGGTTACGAAAGTTCTGAAAAACTAA
- a CDS encoding PepSY-associated TM helix domain-containing protein — MNKKHRNKTKKSFVKRWIGNLHLWFGLGIGLIVFIVSITGALYVFKDEVQNYLRKDFIHHSEQNIAQKKTLPLKVLEKKVDAQVKEKFPLHWVDIPLDKSRSYQFHYYENNPEGWNYFNELVVYKTAYVNPFTGKVLSVQDEKNGFFNIVKFIHWSFLLKSTWGKYIVGIPVLLFLFMLISGIILWWPKNKKARKQRFWFQWKNIKTWRRKNYDLHSIVGFYTSFFALIFTITGLFYSYFFVQAIMYVLFSGGSTVYPDYSAIKTTALLEMRTDHTLDKIASKVEALYPTASSYSLDFGYDHLDDHEHPNYEVFVKQLDYSYHINHQIIFDENSGEMLQNRPHKTKNFGEKYVAANYDIHVGAILGIWGKIFAFIISLACASLPVTGFLVWWGRNNKKNVKLKAI; from the coding sequence ATGAATAAAAAACACAGGAACAAAACGAAGAAATCATTTGTCAAGAGATGGATTGGCAATTTGCATTTATGGTTTGGGCTGGGAATTGGTTTGATCGTATTTATTGTAAGCATCACCGGAGCACTTTATGTTTTTAAAGATGAAGTACAAAATTATCTGCGTAAAGATTTTATCCATCATTCCGAACAGAATATTGCACAAAAAAAAACACTTCCTTTAAAAGTTTTAGAGAAAAAAGTCGATGCCCAGGTGAAAGAGAAATTCCCTTTGCATTGGGTGGATATTCCATTGGATAAGTCACGATCTTACCAATTCCATTATTATGAAAATAATCCCGAAGGATGGAATTATTTTAATGAATTGGTGGTGTATAAAACGGCTTATGTAAATCCATTTACAGGAAAGGTGCTCTCTGTTCAGGACGAAAAAAACGGATTTTTTAATATAGTTAAATTTATTCACTGGAGCTTTCTCTTAAAATCAACCTGGGGAAAATATATTGTGGGAATTCCGGTTTTGCTTTTTCTTTTTATGCTGATCTCCGGAATTATTTTATGGTGGCCCAAGAATAAAAAAGCAAGAAAGCAACGTTTTTGGTTTCAATGGAAAAATATTAAAACCTGGAGGCGCAAAAATTACGATTTACACAGTATTGTAGGTTTTTATACTTCTTTCTTTGCCCTGATCTTTACCATTACAGGATTATTCTATTCCTACTTTTTTGTACAGGCGATCATGTACGTTTTGTTTTCGGGTGGCAGTACTGTTTATCCTGACTATTCTGCCATAAAAACAACTGCACTGCTAGAAATGCGGACCGATCATACTTTAGATAAAATAGCCTCAAAAGTTGAAGCACTTTATCCTACGGCTTCTTCTTACAGTTTGGACTTCGGATATGATCATCTCGACGATCATGAACATCCTAATTATGAAGTTTTCGTAAAGCAATTAGATTATTCCTACCATATCAATCATCAAATAATTTTCGATGAAAACTCAGGAGAGATGCTGCAAAACAGACCTCATAAAACTAAAAACTTTGGGGAGAAATATGTCGCTGCTAATTACGACATTCATGTAGGTGCAATTTTAGGGATATGGGGTAAAATCTTTGCTTTCATTATCAGTCTTGCCTGTGCTTCACTCCCGGTGACTGGATTTTTAGTTTGGTGGGGAAGAAATAATAAAAAGAATGTGAAACTTAAAGCGATCTAA